One window from the genome of Anopheles merus strain MAF chromosome 3R, AmerM5.1, whole genome shotgun sequence encodes:
- the LOC121596339 gene encoding chitinase-3-like protein 1: MTVLYLLSDISHPPEEGFLTVTMFKIHLVWIVLFQLHHLELCSAQGKKFVCSYSPTKATQIGYQPDYIPLEVCPYVIVKAFSFPSVVGRQMLFSDNDKIAFSRVVSSVRKRSSTVRVVASIDGYARDFTITSSAIVRRKAFVQAAVTLLLELDADAVELNWMSPGNSGVASGDGLDRITMVQLLQDLRQAVNAASKNIPNRQRELWFRGSLHPNVIDSAYNMLDLCELVDHVTLDPNTAESLENAHAPLRGTPQALPVQIPILTQIFGDVIEPGTGFNTTTQRWINAGCPPKKLLLGIGLHGIRKAYSPGLRSFLGDRIGLDTADTRYLEHRELCKTLREDGWNYAWDGYGGMPYVTRALQNGQMERISYEDLDSLRLKMDMVEQKRFGGIYIDYVHSDDIYGRCGQPYLMIAYLSSRVRSIPSDIGFAIEWNQ; the protein is encoded by the exons ATGACAGTGCTTTATCTACTCTCAGACATTTCACATCCACCGGAAGAAGGTTTTCTGACTGTGACAATGTTTAAAATACACCTCGTGTGGATAGTGCTTTTCCAACTACACCACTTGGAACTGTGCTCTGCACAGGGTAAGAAGTTTGTCTGCAGCTACTCCCCAACGAAAGCTACCCAGATCGGTTACCAGCCTGATTACATTCCGTTGGAGGTTTGTCCGTATGTGATCGTCAAAGCGTTCAGCTTCCCAAGTGTCGTCGGGCGGCAGATGTTGTTCAGT GACAACGACAAGATAGCCTTTAGCCGTGTGGTTTCCAGTGTGCGAAAACGATCTAGCACAGTTCGCGTCGTGGCGTCCATCGATGGATACGCACGAGACTTTACCATAACATCCAGCGCGATCGTGCGCAGAAAAGCATTCGTGCAAGCCGCGGTCACGTTGCTGCTTGAGCTGGATGCAGATGCAGTTGAGCTGAACTGGATGTCACCAGGCAATAGTGGAGTTGCATCAGGCGATGGACTTGATCGCATTACAATGGTGCAACTCCTGCAAGATCTTCGCCAAGCGGTGAATGCAGCCAGCAAGAACATTCCAAATCGGCAGCGAGAGCTATGGTTCCGAGGATCGCTGCATCCAAACGTGATCGACAGTGCGTACAACATGCTCGATCTGTGTGAGCTGGTCGATCACGTCACGCTCGATCCTAACACGGCCGAGTCGTTGGAAAATGCGCATGCACCGTTGCGCGGCACACCGCAGGCGTTACCCGTACAAATCCCGATCCTCACCCAAATATTTGGCGATGTTATTGAACCGGGGACAGGATTT AACACTACCACACAGCGCTGGATTAATGCAGGATGTCCTCCGAAGAAGCTGCTGCTTGGAATCGGTTTGCATGGGATCAGGAAAGCTTACTCGCCGGGCTTGAGGTCATTTCTAGGTGACAGAATTGGTTTGGACACAGCTGATACCAGATACCTGGAACATCGTGAG CTCTGTAAAACGTTAAGAGAAGATGGTTGGAACTATGCCTGGGATGGCTATGGTGGCATGCCATACGTGACACGAGCGCTGCAGAACGGACAAATGGAACGGATTAGCTATGAAGATTTGGACTCGCTGCGTCTCAAGATGGATATGGTGGAGCAGAAGCGGTTCGGTGGCATTTACATCGATTATGTGCACTCGGACGACATCTATGGACGTTGTGGACAACCATACCTTATGATCGCTTACTTATCCAGTAGAGTACGCTCGATACCGTCCGACATTGGATTTGCCATAGAATGGAATCAATAG
- the LOC121596340 gene encoding probable chitinase 10, with product MNSNAFVCIILCLPLLVKLSAAQSKKFVCSYSPTKATQIGYQPDYIPLEICPYVIFKAFSFPTIVGRQMLFNDNDKIAFSRVVSSVRKRSNTARVVASIDGSARDFTRTSSATVRRKAFAQAAVTLLLELDADGIELNWKEPGSTHAGRGSSNDRITMVQLLQDLQQAVKAASKSRNRNRELWFRGSLHTNVMEEAYNMFDLCELVDHVTLDPSTTDYLANSHAPLYDRPSMLKTGNGYNTTTQYWIDEGCTAKKLMLGIGLHGISRVYSPRLVRYVSGRINLLDHVGTHLEQRELCKTIRAAGWTYGWDEYGAMPYVTRALPDEKAERISYEDLNSLRLKMDMVEQKRFGGIYIDYVHSDDIYGSCGQPYSLTAYLSSRIRSIPSEIGFAIEWN from the exons ATGAATAGTAACGCTTTCGTTTGCATTATTCTTTGTTTGCCATTATTAGTGAAACTGTCCGCTGCTCAGAGTAAGAAGTTTGTCTGCAGCTACTCTCCAACAAAAGCTACCCAGATCGGTTACCAGCCTGATTACATTCCGTTGGAGATTTGTCCGTATGTGATCTTCAAAGCGTTCAGCTTCCCAACCATCGTTGGGCGGCAGATGCTGTTCAAT GACAACGACAAGATAGCCTTTAGCCGTGTGGTTTCAAGTGTGCGAAAACGTTCCAATACAGCTCGCGTTGTAGCATCCATCGATGGATCCGCTCGAGACTTTACCAGAACATCCAGCGCGACCGTGCGCAGAAAAGCATTCGCACAAGCCGCGGTCACGTTGCTGCTCGAGCTGGATGCAGATGGGATTGAGCTGAACTGGAAGGAACCAGGCAGTACTCATGCAGGACGTGGTAGTTCAAATGATCGCATCACGATGGTGCAACTTCTGCAAGATCTTCAACAGGCGGTGAAGGCAGCCAGCAAAAGCAGAAATCGTAACCGAGAACTATGGTTCCGAGGTTCGCTGCATACGAACGTGATGGAGGAAGCGTACAACATGTTCGATTTGTGTGAGCTGGTCGATCATGTCACGCTGGATCCCAGCACGACCGATTATTTGGCAAATTCACACGCTCCGTTGTACGATAGACCAAGTATGTTAAAGACAGGAAATGGCTAT AACACAACGACACAGTACTGGATTGACGAGGGATGCACGGCAAAGAAGCTAATGCTTGGAATCGGTTTACACGGCATCAGCAGAGTCTACTCCCCCAGATTAGTACGGTATGTTAGCGGCAGAATCAATTTATTAGACCATGTTGGTACCCATCTAGAGCAACGTGAG CTCTGCAAAACGATACGGGCAGCAGGATGGACCTATGGATGGGATGAGTATGGTGCCATGCCATACGTGACCAGAGCGCTACCGGATGAAAAAGCAGAGCGCATCAGCTACGAAGATTTGAACTCGTTGCGACTGAAGATGGATATGGTGGAGCAGAAACGATTCGGCGGCATTTACATCGATTATGTGCACTCGGACGACATCTATGGTAGTTGTGGCCAACCGTACTCCCTGACGGCGTATCTGTCGAGTCGGATTCGCTCCATTCCGTCTGAAATTGGGTTTGCCATCGAGTGGAACTGA
- the LOC121595477 gene encoding uncharacterized protein LOC121595477 yields the protein MANAARLSFMLANTDNEKIAFSRVVSSVRKRSNTARVVASIDGSARDFTVTSNAIVRRKAFVQAAVAMLLELDADAIELNRKAARNSGNDRVTMVQLLQDLRQAVKPVNKSFRRNRELWFRGSLHPKVMEVAYNMFDVCELVDHVTLDPSTAESLENAHAPLYGTPIVQPFSVPLLGNIIDLANGFNTTTQRWIDEGCAPKKLLLGIGLHGIGRAYSPGLAPFVGNKLCKTIKEDGWNYAWDEHGAMPYVTKALQNGLVERISYENLDSLRLKMDMVEQKRFGGIYIDYVHSDDIYGRCGQPYLMIAYLSSRVRSIPSDIGFAIEWNE from the exons ATGGCTAACGCCGCCAGATTGAGTTTTATGCTCGCGAACACG GACAACGAAAAGATAGCGTTTAGCCGTGTAGTCTCCAGTGTACGAAAGCGTTCGAATACAGCTCGCGTCGTAGCGTCCATCGATGGATCCGCCCGCGACTTTACCGTAACGTCGAACGCGATCGTACGTAGGAAAGCATTCGTGCAAGCAGCTGTAGCGATGCTACTTGAGCTGGATGCAGATGCAATCGAACTCAACAGGAAAGCAGCTAGAAACAGTGGAAACGATCGTGTCACTATGGTGCAACTCCTGCAAGATCTTCGTCAAGCGGTGAAGCCAGTAAATAAAAGCTTCAGACGTAATCGAGAACTATGGTTCCGAGGATCGCTGCATCCGAAGGTGATGGAAGTAGCGTATAATATGTTCGATGTGTGTGAGCTGGTCGATCATGTTACGCTAGATCCCAGCACGGCTGAATCGCTGGAAAATGCGCATGCACCGTTGTATGGGACACCAATTGTACAGCCGTTTAGTGTTCCTTTGTTAGGAAACATAATCGATCTAGCGAATGGTTTC AACACTACCACTCAGCGCTGGATTGATGAGGGATGCGCTCCTAAGAAGCTGCTCCTTGGAATTGGTTTGCACGGCATCGGGAGAGCTTACTCACCGGGTCTAGCGCCATTTGTCGGCAACAAG CTCTGTAAAACGATAAAAGAAGATGGTTGGAACTATGCCTGGGATGAGCATGGTGCAATGCCATACGTGACCAAAGCGCTGCAGAACGGACTAGTGGAGCGTATTAGCTATGAAAACTTGGACTCGCTGCGACTCAAGATGGATATGGTGGAGCAGAAGCGGTTCGGTGGCATTTACATCGATTATGTACACTCGGACGATATCTATGGACGTTGTGGACAACCATACCTTATGATCGCTTACTTATCCAGTAGAGTACGCTCGATACCTTCTGATATCGGGTTTGCCATCGAGTGGAACGAGTAG